A single window of Colletes latitarsis isolate SP2378_abdomen chromosome 6, iyColLati1, whole genome shotgun sequence DNA harbors:
- the Csul gene encoding protein arginine N-methyltransferase 5 — MTNKKSVSCGLDFCTVPDLIDCLTTANLSKYEFVCIPLVHPLFKREFVSGVAKKRSGPFTRPDISLCNSDWNNLIIGKLSPHIKVDSKNPILRKNSEETLNQELSLASHLGLVGITFKLIKGIEHNVNLARIICDKVSSMSSLQVWIQIPMENPIIQAYSYREQECNSVESPWEWWNAFRAICDYNRKLGVVLLVSHDLPEQEEIDRWLGEPVRCLIIPTTLFITNRKGYPVLSKPHQTLVKRFAMLEVQFILTGANRHQNINYYNYLEYLWKGCQTGGPVERFARGYEDYLQCPLQPLMDNLESQTYEVFEKDTVKYTEYQSAIHEAILDIWCQATTKIEKIVIMVVGAGRGPLVNASLNAAKMANKPIKVYAVEKNPNAILTLQAHARDIWGGKVTVVSCDMRKWNAPEKADILVSELLGSFSDNELSPECLDGVQQFLKDDGISIPSSYTSHIAPVQSSKLYNEVRLCKDKDKHLLAHFETSYVVHLQNKYDIAKPQPLFTFKHPNKENIDNTRFETKTFDVQQNCVLHGFSGYFSTVLYKNITLSIEPSTHTPGMFSWFPIFFPIKEPVQLKAGEQIVLHFWRQCSPKNVWYEWCISKPILGPIHNPIGRSYTIGL; from the exons ATGACAAATAAGAAATCAGTTTCCTGTGGTCTTGACTTTTGCACTGTaccggatttaattgattgcctcACTACAGCAAATTTGTCAAA ATATGAATTTGTATGCATTCCTCTTGTCCATCCCTTGTTCAAAAGAGAATTCGTTTCTGGTGTTGCAAAAAAACGATCTGGTCCATTCACCAGACCAGACATATCTCTGTGCAATTCTG ATtggaataatttaattattggTAAACTATCGCCGCATATTAAGGTTGATTCAAAGAATCCCATTTTAAGGAAGAATAGCGAAGAAACTCTGAACCAAGAGTTATCTTTGGCAAGCCATTTAGGCCTTGTGGGAATTACTTTTAAGTTGATAAAAGGGATAGAGCATAATGTGAATCTTGCTAGAATTATCTGTGATAAAGTATCGAGCATGTCTAGCTTACAG GTTTGGATACAAATACCTATGGAAAATCCGATTATACAAGCTTATTCTTACAGAGAACAAGAATGTAATTCAGTAGAAAGTCCATGGGAATGGTGGAATGCTTTCAGAGCAATATGTGATTACAATAGGAAGCTGGGTGTTGTATTACTCGTAAGTCACGATCTTCCGGAGCAAGAGGAG ATCGATAGATGGTTAGGAGAACCAGTTAGATGCTTGATCATTCCTACAACATTATTTATTACGAATAGAAAAGGATATCCTGTCTTAAGTAAACCACATCAAACGTTGGTAAAAAGATTTGCCATGTTAGAGGTACAATTTATACTCACAGGGGCAAATCGGCATcagaatattaattattataattatttggaGTACTTATGGAag GGGTGTCAAACAGGCGGACCGGTTGAAAGATTTGCACGCGGCTATGAAGATTACTTACAGTGTCCTTTGCAACCACTTATGGACAATCTCGAATCTCAGACATACGAAGTGTTTGAGAAAGATACTGTTAAGTATACGGAATATCAATCGGCTATCCATGAAGCGATTCTTGACATTTGGTGCCAAGCAACaactaaaattgaaaaaat AGTAATAATGGTGGTTGGTGCTGGAAGAGGACCGCTTGTCAACGCGTCTTTAAATGCGGCAAAAATGGCGAATAAACCAATTAAAGTATACGCTGTAGAAAAAAATCCTAATGCGATATTAAC TTTACAGGCACATGCAAGAGATATTTGGGGAGGCAAAGTAACAGTTGTGTCATGCGATATGAGAAAATGGAATGCTCCTGAAAAAGCTGATATTCTAGTATCTGAGTTACTCGGTTCTTTTAGCGACAATGAACTTTCTCCAGAATGTTTGGATGGAgttcaacaatttttaaaag ACGATGGGATAAGTATACCGTCTTCGTACACGTCGCACATCGCTCCTGTACAGTCTTCAAAACTGTACAACGAAGTAAGACTCTGTAAAGATAAAGATAAACATTTGTTAGCCCATTTTGAAACTTCTTATGTAGTTCATCTTCAAAATAAATACGACATAGCAAAACCACAGccattatttacatttaaacATCCAAACAAAG aaaatattgaCAATACAAGATTCGAAACAAAGACATTCGATGTGCAACAAAATTGCGTGTTACATGGCTTCTCCGGATACTTTAGTACAGTTTTATACAAAAACATTACGCTCAGCATAGAACCTAGCACACATACTCCCGGAATGTTCAGTTGGTTTCCCATTTTTTTCCCAATTAAG GAACCAGTACAGTTAAAAGCAGGCGAACAAATAGTCCTTCATTTTTGGCGTCAATGTAGCCCTAAGAACGTGTGGTATGAGTGGTGTATTAGCAAACCTATTCTAGGACCAATTCATAACCCTATTGGTCGTTCTTATACTATaggtttataa